One segment of Brassica napus cultivar Da-Ae chromosome C3, Da-Ae, whole genome shotgun sequence DNA contains the following:
- the LOC106409363 gene encoding wax ester synthase/diacylglycerol acyltransferase 3 isoform X1, producing MKKGKDIDREERETAANEPLSPVSQLFVLPGLYCVIVLTLGFKTRCNPSAIVEGIKNTWIKLPRFSSKVEMKKNGQAVWVPVTVRVEDHVIVPDLDHFNIENPDQFIEDYTSNIASTPMNMSRPLWEFHVLNVKTSNAKSVGIGKLHHSLGDGVSLMTLLLASSRKVSDPKAPPTTTATKKHADSSAKGWWCIRRFWLVINIIFTTLTELFKFWLTLCFMRDTKTPLMSEPGDIVRPRKCINRIISLDDVKMIKNTMEMKVNDVLLGMTQAGLSRYLSKKSDDDMATGKKKVRLRGTVAVNLRSDTKIEDLTNMMEKGSKCRWGNFVGIVIFPLWVRCEDDPLEYVRKAKSTMDMKRISMEALILYGLVKCIMKIFGDKAAENIVKRVFGHTTLTFSSVMGPKEEVSLFDHPMSYVTATASGGPQALIIHFVSYVDKIIINLAVDPTVIPDPHQLCDDLVESLDIIKLAALEKGVHNMEV from the exons atgaaaaagggTAAAGACATTGATAGAGAGGAGCGAGAGACAGCAGCAAATGAGCCGCTGAGTCCGGTTTCGCAGTTGTTTGTTTTGCCAGGCCTTTACTGCGTCATTGTTTTAACACTAGGGTTTAAAACTAGATGCAACCCATCTGCCATTGTTGAAGGTATAAAGAACACATGGATCAAGCTCCCTCGCTTCTCTAGCAAAGTG gagatgaAGAAAAATGGACAAGCGGTTTGGGTCCCTGTTACTGTTCGAGTTGAAGATCATGTTATTGTACCAGATCTTGACCATTTCAACATTGAAAATCCTGATCAATTTATAGAAGACTATACGTCAAACATTGCTAGTACTCCAATGAATATGTCCAGACCTTTATGGGAATTTCATGTGCTGAATGTAAAGACATCAAACGCAAAATCTGTAGGCATAGGAAAACTACATCATTCACTAGGCGATGGGGTGTCTCTTATGACTCTTCTACTCGCTAGTTCACGAAAAGTATCAGACCCCAAGGCTCCTCCAACTACAACGGCTACAAAAAAACATGCTGATTCAAGTGCTAAGGGTTGGTGGTGTATTAGGAGATTTTGGTTGGTGATAAATATCATTTTCACAACTCTTACTGAATTGTTCAAGTTTTGGCTTACTCTATGTTTTATGCGTGATACGAAAACTCCTCTCATGAGTGAGCCGGGAGATATAGTTCGACCTAGAAAATGTATCAATAGGATAATAAGCTTGGATGATGTCAAAATGATAAAGAACACAATGGAAATG aaagtAAATGATGTTCTTCTTGGAATGACACAGGCAGGTCTCTCAAGATATTTGAGCAAAAAATCTG ATGATGATATGGCAACCGGGAAGAAAAAAGTCCGTCTTCGTGGTACAGTAGCTGTAAATTTAAGATCAGATACAAAGATTGAG GATCTCACTAATATGATGGAAAAGGGTTCAAAGTGTAGATGGGGAAACTTCGTAGGTATTGTCATATTTCCTTTGTGGGTAAGATGTGAGGATGATCCACTAGAATACGTTAGAAAAGCAAAATCTACGATGGATATGAAAAGAATCTCCATGGAGGCACTTATACTATATGGACTTGTTAAATGTATCATGAAGATATTCGGAGATAAG GCAGCAGAAAATATTGTCAAAAGGGTATTTGGTCACACAACATTAACATTTTCAAGTGTGATGGGTCCAAAGGAAGAAGTAAGTCTTTTTGACCATCCGATGTCTTACGTGACAGCAACCGCATCAGGTGGACCGCAG GCTTTGATTATCCATTTTGTAAGCTACGTAGACAAGATTATCATCAATCTCGCTGTCGACCCAACAGTAATTCCAGACCCTCATCAACTATGTGATGATTTGGTAGAATCGCTCGATATCATCAAACTTGCTGCCTTGGAGAAAGGAGTTCACAACATGGAGGTTTGA
- the LOC106409363 gene encoding wax ester synthase/diacylglycerol acyltransferase 3 isoform X2 yields MKKGKDIDREERETAANEPLSPVSQLFVLPGLYCVIVLTLGFKTRCNPSAIVEGIKNTWIKLPRFSSKVKNGQAVWVPVTVRVEDHVIVPDLDHFNIENPDQFIEDYTSNIASTPMNMSRPLWEFHVLNVKTSNAKSVGIGKLHHSLGDGVSLMTLLLASSRKVSDPKAPPTTTATKKHADSSAKGWWCIRRFWLVINIIFTTLTELFKFWLTLCFMRDTKTPLMSEPGDIVRPRKCINRIISLDDVKMIKNTMEMKVNDVLLGMTQAGLSRYLSKKSDDDMATGKKKVRLRGTVAVNLRSDTKIEDLTNMMEKGSKCRWGNFVGIVIFPLWVRCEDDPLEYVRKAKSTMDMKRISMEALILYGLVKCIMKIFGDKAAENIVKRVFGHTTLTFSSVMGPKEEVSLFDHPMSYVTATASGGPQALIIHFVSYVDKIIINLAVDPTVIPDPHQLCDDLVESLDIIKLAALEKGVHNMEV; encoded by the exons atgaaaaagggTAAAGACATTGATAGAGAGGAGCGAGAGACAGCAGCAAATGAGCCGCTGAGTCCGGTTTCGCAGTTGTTTGTTTTGCCAGGCCTTTACTGCGTCATTGTTTTAACACTAGGGTTTAAAACTAGATGCAACCCATCTGCCATTGTTGAAGGTATAAAGAACACATGGATCAAGCTCCCTCGCTTCTCTAGCAAAGTG AAAAATGGACAAGCGGTTTGGGTCCCTGTTACTGTTCGAGTTGAAGATCATGTTATTGTACCAGATCTTGACCATTTCAACATTGAAAATCCTGATCAATTTATAGAAGACTATACGTCAAACATTGCTAGTACTCCAATGAATATGTCCAGACCTTTATGGGAATTTCATGTGCTGAATGTAAAGACATCAAACGCAAAATCTGTAGGCATAGGAAAACTACATCATTCACTAGGCGATGGGGTGTCTCTTATGACTCTTCTACTCGCTAGTTCACGAAAAGTATCAGACCCCAAGGCTCCTCCAACTACAACGGCTACAAAAAAACATGCTGATTCAAGTGCTAAGGGTTGGTGGTGTATTAGGAGATTTTGGTTGGTGATAAATATCATTTTCACAACTCTTACTGAATTGTTCAAGTTTTGGCTTACTCTATGTTTTATGCGTGATACGAAAACTCCTCTCATGAGTGAGCCGGGAGATATAGTTCGACCTAGAAAATGTATCAATAGGATAATAAGCTTGGATGATGTCAAAATGATAAAGAACACAATGGAAATG aaagtAAATGATGTTCTTCTTGGAATGACACAGGCAGGTCTCTCAAGATATTTGAGCAAAAAATCTG ATGATGATATGGCAACCGGGAAGAAAAAAGTCCGTCTTCGTGGTACAGTAGCTGTAAATTTAAGATCAGATACAAAGATTGAG GATCTCACTAATATGATGGAAAAGGGTTCAAAGTGTAGATGGGGAAACTTCGTAGGTATTGTCATATTTCCTTTGTGGGTAAGATGTGAGGATGATCCACTAGAATACGTTAGAAAAGCAAAATCTACGATGGATATGAAAAGAATCTCCATGGAGGCACTTATACTATATGGACTTGTTAAATGTATCATGAAGATATTCGGAGATAAG GCAGCAGAAAATATTGTCAAAAGGGTATTTGGTCACACAACATTAACATTTTCAAGTGTGATGGGTCCAAAGGAAGAAGTAAGTCTTTTTGACCATCCGATGTCTTACGTGACAGCAACCGCATCAGGTGGACCGCAG GCTTTGATTATCCATTTTGTAAGCTACGTAGACAAGATTATCATCAATCTCGCTGTCGACCCAACAGTAATTCCAGACCCTCATCAACTATGTGATGATTTGGTAGAATCGCTCGATATCATCAAACTTGCTGCCTTGGAGAAAGGAGTTCACAACATGGAGGTTTGA